The genomic window TATAAGAACCTTAGCAAGGTTATGGTTTATCTTACAAGCTTGAGAAACTCCTCCCTCGTTTTCATATCCTTAAGAAACACACCCCTGAGGGCGGAGGTGACTGTCTGGTGTCCGGGAGACATCGCACCCCTCATAGACATGCAGTTTCCCGATATGGCGGTTCTTCCTTCCCTTCTCACTAAGATGAATCCTGAAGGCACGGTTACAGAGTAAATATAGCCTTCGTAAGGTTCTTTCAAAGATTCCCTCACTTTAGAATAAAACTTATACCTGCCTTGTTTATCACCTCTTGTTTCCAGTCTGTAATAAACTTGGTCATTTGTATAGCTTTCATAAACCGTAGTACTTATACCTATGGTAACTAATAGAGCTTGTATATCATCCATGAGTTTTTTAGACTTGCTTACAAGGTGCAATTTACCGTTGGGTTTTATATAACCATCTCCTAAGGAATAGTATTGTAAGAATAGAAGTTTTTGATCTGGTGAAAGGTTAAAGATTTCCTTTGGTAATCTTTTATCTTTTGACTTACCTAACGGTGACAGGAAATTGCACAGAGCTTTTGAATTTATGAAAAATTCAACAACACCGTTCGTTCTCCTGTGCTTAAATACCTTAAAGGGCATCTCTCTTAGCACGCTTTCCATCAATTCTGCTTTATATCCCTCTTTCTGGACTATCCTGACCTTGTGCATCCTATAATTTGGATTTTCATATACACAACCTTCTGCAAGGTACATACCAAGGAATTTTAAAAATGTATTAGCATTTACTTTTAAAGCTCGGGTCTTTAAAGCTGTGTTTCCGTAGTAGCTCACGCTATCTTCACTTTCTATTTCAAAATATTCCTTCTCTTTACCTTTCATAATGCCAGCCTGAGGTACTATAATAGTCCGACCTAACAGCTTGTCTGCTCTTTCGGTGAGCCATACATTTTCTCTTCTGGATTTAGAGAATATCCAGTCTGTTGAAAATAACATTTTGTGGTCAGGGGATACCAGCAGATTTAAAGATTTGTTCCTGAAGTTTATCATGTAGCCCTTATACGGATATCTATGGTACATAACAGGCTCTGTAAACTCTATTTCCAGTGTATCCGGATACACCTGAGCAACTTTCTCGGTACCGTTGAGCTCTTTAAATAGCTTCCATCCTTGATCCGTTAAGATTTCTGTATCTTCTGAATAGCAAAGATGTTCCGCCGACATGACCACAGCCACCCCTTTAGGTTTCAGTTCACCCTCCAGGAAGTCGGCTATCTCCTCCGTGAGCCTCTCCTGAACCTGAGGGCGTAGGGCGAAGGCTCTGACTGTTCTCACGAGTTTGGAAAGTCCGCAGATGACCCCGTCAGGTATGTAGGCTATGTGAACTTTTCCAAAGAAGGGAAGGAGGTGATGCTCACACAGGGAGTAAAAGGTTATATCCTTGACCAGTACCATCTCATTATACTCGCCGAACTCTTCAAAGAGCTTCATGTCAAAGGAACGCATGCTTTCAAATTCTTCCCACATACGGGCTATCCTATCGGGAGTTTCCCTTAAACCTTCCCTGTCGGGGTCTTCCCCTATTCCCTCAAGGAAAAGTCTGATAGCCTGTTTTATCTTCTCCTTGTCTACCATAAGCTCCTCCGCTGGACAGGATACAACAGCCTATCCTTATTTTTTATGACCTCTCGCATTCAACGAGGGCGTTCCACAGCAGGCTGGCTGTTTTCTCTTTCACTTCCTTCTTACTATCTTTGAGGATGCCCATACTTCTGTACAGAAAGACCCTTTCCAGCGTTCCGGTGAGCATGGCAAGAGCATACTCAGGCTCTACTTTAAGGATTTTCCCCTTATGAAGCTCCAAAACCAACTCCCTAAGCAGGGCAAAGGGTATCTTCTTGAACTTCTTCACTTCCTTACCCCTCAAGTAATGGAAGATATTCATATACCTGAAAGCGTCGGGCTTCTTAAAGGCAAAGTCTAAAAATACTCCCACCATCTTCTTGAATCTCTCCTCTGTACCTGTGTGCTTTTCCAGGACTTTTTTAAGGCTTTCATAGAGTTCATCGGAATATCTCTCAAAGAGCTCGTAAACTATCTGGTCTTTGCTTTCAAAGTGCCTGTATATAGCCCCTTCGGTTATGCCTACAGCTTTGGCTATATCCCTTATTGTGGTTTCCTTTATACCCTTTTCGGAAAAGAGTTTAAGTGCTTCATCAAGTATCTGCTCTCTCGTCCCCATCCTGTAAAAACATTGTAATACCGGCAACCCCATAAGCGCCGTTTTTGTAACATTGCTTTATCCTTTCCCATGTTACACCACCAAGTGCGTATATGGGAATGTTCACTTGCTCAGAAACCTCCTTCAACTTCAAAGTCCCCAAAGGTTTAGCCTCAGGATGGGATTGGGTCTTGAAAATAGGACCAAAGGTTACGAAATCTGCCCCTTCTTCCTCAGCGTACTTTACTCCCTCCAGTGAATGGGCAGAGTAGCCGACCAATAACTCTGGGAAGAGTCTTTTGATGATGCCTGGTGGAAAACTCTCCTCTGGCAGATGAACACCGTCAGCTTCAACAGCAACTGCGATGTCAAATCGCTCATTTATTAAGAGTAGGGAGTTGTACTTTTTAGTTATTTCTCTCGTTTTAAGAGCCAGCTCGTAGAGTTCTCTTCCCTTCAAGTCCTTCTCCCTAAGCTGGATCATCTTTATCCCCTTCTTAAGAAGGGTTTCTACCGTTTCCAGGAAGTTAGCTCCGTACCTTCTTCTATCCGTTATAGCGTAGAGTCTTGGCAGTGTTCTCATCGTGGTATATAATATAAACTTCCTCAAAGCCGGAGTGGCGGAACTGGCAGACGCGCTGTCTTGAGGGGACAGTGCCCTTCGGGGCGTGCGGGTTCGACTCCCGCCTCCGGCACCAAAAACTAAGCTTTCAGAAACTTGTAAGATAACCGTAAAGAGGGTAACAGGAATAGCATGATACCCAAGGCATAGGTGATAGAGAAGAATATTTGAACGATACCCTTAAGGAATAAACTGCCAACCATACCAAACAGGGAGAAGGATATTAAAAGGAGGCTAATCTCCAGAAACTTTTCGGGGAAAAGCTCCTTCAGTGTGGGCACCTTTTCCTTTCCAAGCTTTGGAGCGAACCCCTTCCACCAGAGCATGAAGGGAATTATGTGATAGCTTGCGCCGAGAGTAAGAATCGGAAAGAAGCCGTAAAGCAGGACGTCAGAGTGTAGTTTTAGAATTGAAAAGTCCTGACTTCCCGCA from Hydrogenivirga caldilitoris includes these protein-coding regions:
- a CDS encoding LAGLIDADG family homing endonuclease, with translation MSAEHLCYSEDTEILTDQGWKLFKELNGTEKVAQVYPDTLEIEFTEPVMYHRYPYKGYMINFRNKSLNLLVSPDHKMLFSTDWIFSKSRRENVWLTERADKLLGRTIIVPQAGIMKGKEKEYFEIESEDSVSYYGNTALKTRALKVNANTFLKFLGMYLAEGCVYENPNYRMHKVRIVQKEGYKAELMESVLREMPFKVFKHRRTNGVVEFFINSKALCNFLSPLGKSKDKRLPKEIFNLSPDQKLLFLQYYSLGDGYIKPNGKLHLVSKSKKLMDDIQALLVTIGISTTVYESYTNDQVYYRLETRGDKQGRYKFYSKVRESLKEPYEGYIYSVTVPSGFILVRREGRTAISGNCMSMRGAMSPGHQTVTSALRGVFLKDMKTREEFLKLVR
- the thiE gene encoding thiamine phosphate synthase, yielding MRTLPRLYAITDRRRYGANFLETVETLLKKGIKMIQLREKDLKGRELYELALKTREITKKYNSLLLINERFDIAVAVEADGVHLPEESFPPGIIKRLFPELLVGYSAHSLEGVKYAEEEGADFVTFGPIFKTQSHPEAKPLGTLKLKEVSEQVNIPIYALGGVTWERIKQCYKNGAYGVAGITMFLQDGDERADT
- a CDS encoding TetR/AcrR family transcriptional regulator, producing MGTREQILDEALKLFSEKGIKETTIRDIAKAVGITEGAIYRHFESKDQIVYELFERYSDELYESLKKVLEKHTGTEERFKKMVGVFLDFAFKKPDAFRYMNIFHYLRGKEVKKFKKIPFALLRELVLELHKGKILKVEPEYALAMLTGTLERVFLYRSMGILKDSKKEVKEKTASLLWNALVECERS